From a single Fulvivirga ulvae genomic region:
- a CDS encoding GNAT family N-acetyltransferase: MTLSVREIKKRDISLVLDYWFNLSRDHLEKMGADIKRMPARHKMSDMLATNIALPFERKSSYALIWMVKREEIGHSNVNKIIYGKEAYMHLHLWDQEKRLKGIGTELVKMSLPYFFENLKLENLYCEPYALNPSPSRVLEKVGFQFEKEYITTPGNINFEQPVRRWKLSRERYRKLILHA; the protein is encoded by the coding sequence ATGACGTTATCTGTAAGGGAAATTAAAAAAAGGGATATCAGCCTGGTGCTTGATTATTGGTTCAACTTGTCGCGGGACCACCTGGAAAAGATGGGAGCAGATATAAAAAGAATGCCTGCACGCCATAAAATGTCAGATATGCTGGCTACCAATATTGCCTTGCCATTTGAACGCAAATCATCCTATGCACTGATATGGATGGTGAAACGGGAAGAAATTGGGCATTCAAACGTAAATAAGATCATTTACGGCAAGGAAGCGTATATGCACCTGCATCTTTGGGACCAGGAAAAGCGCCTCAAAGGAATAGGTACCGAGCTAGTGAAAATGTCGCTGCCGTATTTTTTTGAAAACCTGAAACTGGAGAATCTATATTGCGAACCTTATGCCTTAAACCCCTCGCCGAGCAGAGTACTTGAAAAGGTAGGTTTTCAGTTTGAAAAGGAATACATCACCACACCCGGTAATATCAACTTTGAGCAGCCTGTTAGACGGTGGAAGTTGTCAAGGGAAAGATATAGAAAGCTTATATTGCATGCCTGA
- the trhA gene encoding PAQR family membrane homeostasis protein TrhA has product MENETTYKENQEIGNAITHGIGACLAIAGLVMLILLAYWEGTATHLLSFTIFGSMMVVLYLASTIYHSIKDKKLKSVFRKLDHMSIYLFIAGTYTPFCFVLLTGSTQWFILGAVWACALLGAIMKIFYTGRRDLLSTLLYISMGWIGMIFIDTLYSMMSVQGFVFLLTGGLFYTVGTFFYMKNKIRYNHVIWHLFVLGGSAFHYFSVLSLLPT; this is encoded by the coding sequence ATGGAAAACGAGACAACTTATAAAGAAAACCAGGAAATAGGCAATGCCATCACCCATGGGATTGGAGCATGCCTGGCCATAGCAGGGCTTGTGATGCTCATATTACTGGCCTATTGGGAAGGCACAGCGACTCATCTGCTGAGTTTTACCATATTCGGTAGCATGATGGTGGTGCTCTATCTGGCTTCTACCATATACCATAGTATCAAAGATAAAAAACTAAAATCCGTGTTCAGGAAACTGGATCATATGTCCATATACCTCTTTATAGCAGGCACCTATACCCCGTTTTGCTTTGTTCTGCTCACAGGGTCTACCCAATGGTTTATACTTGGCGCAGTATGGGCCTGTGCTTTACTCGGAGCCATTATGAAGATTTTCTATACAGGCAGGAGAGATTTACTTTCTACCTTATTGTACATTTCAATGGGGTGGATAGGGATGATCTTTATTGACACCCTTTACAGCATGATGTCTGTTCAGGGATTTGTATTTCTACTTACGGGTGGCTTATTTTATACCGTAGGCACATTTTTCTATATGAAAAACAAGATCCGCTATAATCATGTTATCTGGCACTTGTTCGTATTAGGCGGTAGTGCCTTTCACTACTTCTCCGTGCTGAGCCTGCTACCGACGTAA
- a CDS encoding efflux RND transporter periplasmic adaptor subunit, which yields MNKKKTLIICLGILLAGAIVTAIIFFTEPKAIRSGATKDTAMLVEVTQAEYGDFRPTIVTTGTVQPAKDIMLSPRVSGQVTRLSENFVPGGFVSKGEVLLQIDPADYRNTLQLRQSELSQARADLDIEMGRQDIARMDYQLVGDTLSNEDEALVLREPQLNAIKARVRAAQATVDQAKLNLGRATIRAPFDAHILERNVNVGSQVAPGNNLGRLVGMNTYWIVVTVPVSQLRWLSFPKTRLSKGSLVRVHDRSAWPEGEYRTGYLYKMVGALDNQTRLARVLVAVPDPLAHRADSSTLPRLMIGSFMETRIEANKIENVIRLERDYVRNNETVWVMNNGKLRIQNVSILLHDAKYAYIKEGLSKDDSIVTTNLTTVAEGAPLRISKPDSTEQASLSDTVTDTMH from the coding sequence ATGAATAAAAAAAAGACACTGATCATATGTCTGGGAATATTGCTTGCAGGAGCAATTGTTACTGCTATTATTTTCTTTACCGAACCCAAGGCCATCCGGTCAGGAGCTACGAAGGATACGGCTATGCTTGTAGAGGTAACACAAGCAGAATATGGAGATTTCCGTCCGACGATTGTAACTACTGGTACCGTGCAGCCTGCTAAAGATATTATGCTAAGCCCCCGGGTAAGCGGACAGGTAACAAGGCTCTCGGAAAATTTCGTTCCAGGAGGATTCGTAAGTAAAGGAGAAGTACTTCTGCAAATAGACCCGGCAGATTATCGAAATACGCTACAGCTAAGACAAAGTGAGCTCAGCCAGGCCCGGGCCGACCTTGATATTGAAATGGGACGACAGGATATTGCAAGAATGGATTACCAGCTTGTAGGTGACACTTTATCCAATGAAGATGAGGCTCTGGTACTGCGAGAACCCCAGTTAAATGCCATAAAAGCACGCGTCAGGGCAGCTCAAGCTACCGTAGACCAGGCAAAGTTAAACCTCGGACGCGCGACTATACGAGCTCCTTTTGATGCTCATATACTCGAAAGAAATGTGAACGTAGGCTCACAGGTGGCTCCCGGAAATAACCTGGGCCGGCTTGTGGGCATGAACACGTATTGGATTGTAGTGACTGTACCCGTTTCCCAGCTTCGCTGGTTGTCATTCCCCAAAACCCGGCTTTCCAAAGGGTCGCTGGTAAGGGTACATGACCGCTCGGCCTGGCCTGAGGGTGAGTACCGCACCGGTTATCTATACAAAATGGTGGGAGCTCTGGATAACCAGACCAGGCTTGCCCGCGTCTTGGTAGCTGTTCCGGATCCTTTGGCGCACCGAGCAGATTCCTCAACTCTTCCCAGGCTCATGATCGGGTCATTTATGGAGACCCGTATCGAGGCCAATAAAATTGAGAATGTGATCCGCCTGGAACGCGATTATGTTCGCAACAATGAAACGGTATGGGTCATGAACAATGGCAAACTACGAATCCAAAATGTCAGCATATTGCTCCACGACGCCAAATATGCCTATATAAAAGAGGGCCTTTCTAAAGATGACAGCATTGTAACCACCAACCTGACAACAGTCGCTGAAGGGGCTCCGCTTCGCATCAGCAAACCTGATAGTACGGAACAGGCGTCGTTATCCGATACAGTAACTGATACCATGCACTGA
- a CDS encoding group III truncated hemoglobin has translation MSEQKEIQSREEIKQMVDSFYAKVNEDELLAPVFNDFAGVNWEKHLPVMYDFWSTVLLGEMSYKGNPFLKHIPLPVDRKHFDRWLNLFLETIDEHFTGNIAEEAKHRARSIAGIFQHKLASINRQ, from the coding sequence ATGAGTGAGCAAAAAGAAATACAATCCCGGGAAGAAATAAAGCAAATGGTGGATAGCTTTTATGCCAAGGTGAATGAAGACGAGTTGCTGGCCCCGGTTTTCAACGATTTTGCGGGTGTGAATTGGGAAAAGCACCTCCCCGTTATGTATGATTTCTGGTCAACTGTACTACTCGGTGAAATGAGTTATAAGGGCAATCCATTTTTAAAGCATATCCCGCTTCCTGTTGACAGGAAGCATTTTGACCGTTGGCTGAATCTATTTCTGGAAACTATTGATGAGCATTTTACCGGAAATATAGCTGAAGAAGCCAAACACAGGGCCAGAAGTATTGCGGGTATATTTCAGCATAAGCTGGCTTCTATCAACCGGCAATAG
- a CDS encoding DUF6506 family protein, producing the protein MGVLKKYAFLVKHKSYSSASQRALLSSDDFSTTIIGVSGLEEAIKVTNELLKQGIQLVELCGGFTEAEKDCLKQEINSSLPVGVVKLDKEDIQLLESQSLN; encoded by the coding sequence ATGGGGGTATTGAAAAAATATGCGTTTTTAGTAAAGCACAAGAGCTATTCGTCTGCCAGCCAGCGTGCTCTTCTGAGTTCTGACGACTTCAGTACCACCATCATAGGGGTTTCCGGGTTAGAAGAGGCTATAAAAGTTACAAATGAGCTCTTGAAGCAGGGTATACAATTGGTTGAGCTTTGTGGAGGCTTTACTGAGGCTGAAAAAGACTGCTTAAAACAGGAAATAAACAGTAGCCTACCGGTTGGGGTGGTTAAACTCGACAAGGAAGATATACAGCTACTGGAATCGCAATCACTAAACTAG
- the hemN gene encoding oxygen-independent coproporphyrinogen III oxidase, with amino-acid sequence MNVNVEELIRKYNVPAPRYTSYPTVPMWDREVLGEQYWMHLVSRAFEESNQQKGISLYIHLPFCESLCTYCGCNTRITKNHKVEEEYIDAVLAEWQMYLNQWNEKPVIRELHLGGGTPTFFSPENLRRLMEGLLKDADVHPAHAFGFEGHPNNTTEDHLRALYDCGFRRVSFGIQDLDPAVQQAIHRIQPFEKVRSVTEAARKTGYTSVNFDLIYGLPFQTPDSIANTIDRVGELMPERIAFYSYAHVPWIRPGQRGYSEADLPDNENKRRLYDLGKEKLSALGYSDIGMDHFALAGDELFKASENGSLHRNFMGYTIFNTDLLIGLGTSAISDAKYGYMQNEKVVEKYKDKVLNGQLAMSKSHAMTDEDLLIKKHILSLLCAGEFYFESGLLGILDKEALGQFLVMQKEGLVTLTINRLQVTEPGRAFIRNIAMVLDMRLKQAKAGANPVFSKSI; translated from the coding sequence ATGAATGTAAATGTTGAGGAATTAATCAGGAAATATAATGTACCGGCTCCACGGTATACCAGCTATCCTACGGTACCTATGTGGGACCGCGAGGTGCTGGGTGAGCAATACTGGATGCATCTTGTAAGTAGGGCATTTGAAGAAAGTAATCAGCAAAAGGGGATAAGTCTGTATATTCATCTTCCTTTTTGTGAAAGCCTTTGCACCTACTGCGGGTGCAATACTCGAATTACCAAAAACCATAAAGTGGAAGAGGAATATATAGATGCTGTGTTGGCAGAGTGGCAGATGTATTTGAACCAGTGGAACGAAAAGCCGGTGATTAGAGAGTTGCACCTAGGCGGTGGTACACCAACCTTTTTTAGTCCTGAAAATTTGCGACGCCTTATGGAGGGGCTTTTGAAAGACGCCGATGTACATCCGGCCCACGCGTTTGGTTTTGAAGGTCATCCGAATAATACTACCGAAGATCATCTGAGGGCGCTTTATGACTGCGGCTTCCGCAGAGTGAGCTTTGGTATTCAGGATCTGGACCCTGCAGTCCAGCAGGCGATTCATAGAATACAGCCTTTTGAAAAAGTCAGGTCAGTAACAGAAGCTGCCCGGAAAACCGGTTATACCTCTGTGAATTTTGACTTGATTTACGGGCTTCCGTTTCAAACGCCGGACAGTATTGCCAACACCATCGATCGGGTAGGGGAACTCATGCCGGAAAGGATAGCTTTCTATAGCTACGCACATGTACCATGGATAAGGCCGGGGCAAAGGGGATACTCCGAAGCAGACTTGCCGGATAATGAAAATAAGCGCAGGCTTTATGACCTGGGTAAAGAAAAACTCAGCGCCCTGGGCTATAGCGATATTGGCATGGATCATTTTGCCCTGGCTGGTGATGAGCTCTTTAAAGCATCCGAAAATGGGTCGTTGCACCGAAATTTTATGGGATATACCATTTTTAATACTGACCTGCTGATCGGTTTGGGCACTTCTGCCATTAGCGACGCTAAATATGGATACATGCAAAACGAAAAGGTGGTCGAAAAGTATAAGGATAAGGTACTGAACGGACAATTGGCCATGAGCAAAAGCCATGCGATGACGGACGAAGACCTTTTGATCAAAAAGCATATCCTGAGTCTGCTTTGTGCCGGAGAGTTTTACTTTGAATCCGGACTGTTGGGTATTTTGGACAAAGAGGCACTGGGCCAGTTCCTGGTCATGCAAAAGGAAGGGTTAGTTACACTGACCATCAACAGGCTTCAGGTAACAGAACCCGGGAGAGCCTTTATAAGAAATATAGCTATGGTACTTGATATGAGGCTCAAGCAGGCAAAGGCAGGAGCCAACCCTGTATTTAGCAAATCTATTTAG
- a CDS encoding metal-dependent hydrolase, protein MASAFGHALVAVSLGTGYSSKFKNVKFFTLGAVCSVLPDADVISFKLGIPYEAFWGHRGFTHSFAFALVTGIIITMLFYRPKLNGVKALTYISYFFLCTASHSMLDALTSGGLGVAFFSPFDNTRYFFSWRPIKVSPIGVGNFFSKWGVQVLLSEAFWIGLPCAIFMLLTRIKFKTFNQPNH, encoded by the coding sequence ATGGCGTCAGCTTTTGGGCATGCACTGGTTGCAGTCAGTTTGGGTACTGGCTACTCCTCAAAATTTAAAAATGTAAAGTTTTTCACCCTTGGGGCGGTGTGCTCTGTTTTGCCGGATGCTGATGTGATCAGTTTTAAACTCGGTATCCCTTATGAGGCATTTTGGGGCCATAGAGGTTTTACGCATTCATTTGCATTTGCACTGGTTACAGGCATAATTATTACTATGCTATTTTATCGCCCCAAATTGAATGGGGTAAAAGCACTGACTTACATATCTTACTTTTTTTTATGCACGGCTTCACATAGTATGCTCGACGCTCTGACCAGCGGAGGTTTGGGCGTTGCATTCTTTTCACCCTTTGACAATACCCGTTACTTTTTCTCCTGGAGGCCAATAAAGGTATCTCCTATTGGCGTTGGTAATTTCTTCAGCAAATGGGGTGTTCAAGTATTACTGTCAGAAGCTTTTTGGATTGGGTTACCATGTGCTATATTTATGTTATTAACCCGCATAAAATTCAAAACTTTTAACCAGCCTAACCATTAA
- a CDS encoding efflux RND transporter permease subunit: protein MAVSNSHNKKDHSGAIGYMTRNPLAANLLMIILLGGGIWTMFNIQKEVFPQFQLDMVEIRVVYPGAAPAEVEKGILLPIEETVRGVQGIKEITSTAEEGSGTVLIELVAGTERMKAFQDIDQAVNRIRTFPEDIEQPEVQLQARQRDVMELGLYGNVDIWTLRKLAERLRDRLLSNEGITQVEIGNVPRYVTHVEISRHKLREYSLTLGEVADIIEQASEDIPAGAVETNSGEILLRMKERKQWADEFGTIDIVTSPTGATVKLADLATITDGFEEEGFHAQFNRQPSVEIQIYRIGDQSPLDIAETVETILRDFESSLPPGVRYRIDSNRAEDYEERLSLLTENGILAVLIVLVILSLFLEYRLAFWVMMGMTVSFIGGLTFLPVIGVSINMISMFGFLVVLGIVVDDAVVVGENIYELRQQGMDYLDAAITATKDISKPVLFSILTTIIAFVPLLFIPGTTGKFWWPLPAVVITILAVSLIEALYILPAHLGHGSKKSFKVARYIEKWQQAFAKKFDRFVDKYYRPFLELSLQHRYITLCSALTLLLIVGGYGYSDHMGIIMMPEVSADEIEAGVTLPVSTTPDQAAKVANEITESTYRMFEKHNLYKAAEGIKTNVRGQNFIDVEIVMKPPDERDMTAQDVINLWRDEIGEIEGVDQITFEAERGPGGYQQDISVDLSHADIDVLEKASQAFFMRVEAFETTRDVNDNYNKGKTQFDFRLLPEGRNLGLTPSEVGRQVRDAFFGALAMRQLRGTNEIEVRVKLPLEQRKDIHNLESFLIRAPGGTEVPLLDVVEVSQREAFTSINRRDGRRVVTVGMDVEPSNAVTRVLESIKQEVLPQLRADFPGITWSFQGSQAEMRESTQALWGGFALAMMIIYALLALAFDSYIQPLIVMIAIPFGAVGAVIGHILLGYDLSLVSLMGVIALSGVVVNDSLIMIDYANKRRSEQSAFDAIHEAGIRRFRPIILTTLTTFGGLTPIIMETSRQAYYLIPMAISLGFGIIFATSIILLIVPCLYMALEDVVKKIKK from the coding sequence ATGGCTGTGTCTAATTCACATAATAAAAAGGATCACTCCGGAGCCATAGGTTACATGACCCGTAATCCTCTCGCAGCTAACTTACTGATGATCATACTACTTGGTGGTGGTATCTGGACCATGTTCAATATTCAAAAAGAGGTATTTCCTCAATTCCAGCTGGACATGGTGGAAATCCGGGTGGTATATCCCGGGGCTGCCCCGGCAGAAGTGGAAAAAGGGATTTTGCTACCCATTGAAGAGACTGTGAGAGGCGTACAGGGCATCAAGGAAATTACCTCAACTGCCGAGGAAGGCTCAGGAACCGTGTTGATAGAACTGGTAGCCGGCACTGAACGTATGAAGGCGTTTCAGGATATTGATCAGGCTGTAAACCGCATCAGGACCTTCCCTGAAGATATTGAACAACCCGAAGTACAGCTGCAAGCCAGGCAACGCGACGTAATGGAGCTGGGCCTGTATGGGAATGTTGACATCTGGACGCTGCGAAAGCTGGCAGAACGGTTGCGTGACAGGTTACTCAGTAACGAAGGTATCACACAGGTAGAGATTGGAAATGTACCCCGGTATGTAACACATGTGGAGATCTCCCGGCATAAACTCAGAGAGTACAGTCTTACTCTGGGCGAAGTGGCCGATATCATAGAGCAGGCTAGTGAAGACATTCCTGCCGGTGCGGTAGAAACCAATAGTGGTGAAATTCTTTTACGCATGAAGGAGAGAAAGCAGTGGGCGGATGAATTCGGGACCATAGATATCGTCACATCTCCTACCGGCGCTACTGTAAAGCTTGCCGATCTGGCTACCATAACGGATGGCTTTGAAGAGGAAGGATTCCATGCTCAATTTAACCGCCAGCCGTCAGTAGAGATACAGATATACCGAATTGGTGATCAGTCTCCTCTGGATATTGCTGAGACGGTGGAAACCATACTCAGGGATTTTGAAAGCTCGCTGCCACCCGGCGTGAGGTACCGCATAGACAGTAACCGCGCTGAAGATTACGAAGAACGGCTTTCTCTCCTGACTGAAAACGGTATACTCGCCGTCCTCATCGTTTTGGTAATACTCTCGCTTTTTCTTGAATACCGTCTGGCCTTTTGGGTAATGATGGGGATGACCGTTTCATTCATCGGGGGCCTGACCTTTCTGCCGGTAATAGGGGTAAGTATCAACATGATTTCCATGTTCGGATTCCTCGTTGTACTGGGGATTGTGGTTGATGATGCCGTAGTAGTAGGTGAAAACATTTATGAATTGCGCCAGCAAGGTATGGATTACCTAGATGCTGCCATTACTGCCACGAAAGATATCTCAAAACCCGTATTGTTCAGCATACTGACTACCATTATCGCCTTTGTACCACTGCTTTTTATACCCGGCACCACAGGCAAGTTCTGGTGGCCGTTACCTGCTGTGGTCATTACTATTCTGGCTGTTTCATTGATTGAAGCCTTATATATTCTTCCCGCCCATCTGGGGCATGGATCAAAAAAATCATTTAAAGTAGCCAGGTACATTGAAAAGTGGCAGCAGGCTTTTGCTAAAAAATTTGACCGGTTTGTTGACAAATACTACAGGCCGTTTCTGGAGCTGTCTCTGCAGCACAGGTATATTACTTTGTGCTCGGCACTTACACTGCTTCTTATCGTGGGGGGATATGGCTACAGCGATCATATGGGTATCATCATGATGCCCGAAGTATCGGCCGATGAAATTGAGGCGGGTGTAACGCTCCCGGTAAGCACCACTCCTGACCAGGCTGCCAAAGTAGCCAATGAAATTACCGAATCGACGTATCGGATGTTTGAAAAGCATAATCTGTATAAAGCTGCGGAAGGAATTAAAACCAATGTCCGTGGCCAGAATTTCATCGATGTGGAGATAGTAATGAAGCCACCAGATGAGCGAGACATGACCGCACAGGATGTAATTAACCTTTGGCGGGACGAAATTGGCGAAATAGAGGGTGTGGACCAGATCACTTTTGAAGCGGAAAGAGGCCCCGGAGGATATCAGCAGGATATCAGTGTAGACCTGAGCCATGCAGATATTGATGTACTGGAAAAAGCAAGCCAGGCCTTCTTCATGCGTGTTGAAGCCTTTGAAACTACGCGTGACGTGAATGATAACTACAACAAGGGCAAAACCCAGTTTGACTTCAGGTTACTTCCGGAAGGGCGCAATCTGGGACTCACCCCTTCAGAGGTCGGGCGCCAGGTAAGGGATGCTTTCTTCGGGGCTCTGGCCATGCGCCAGCTGCGCGGCACTAATGAAATAGAAGTCCGGGTAAAACTTCCTTTGGAGCAAAGAAAGGATATTCACAATCTGGAGAGCTTCCTTATCAGGGCTCCGGGTGGCACTGAGGTACCCCTGCTGGATGTAGTAGAAGTAAGCCAGCGGGAGGCCTTCACATCTATCAATCGCCGTGATGGACGGCGCGTAGTAACTGTCGGAATGGATGTGGAGCCATCAAATGCAGTAACCCGTGTGCTGGAATCCATTAAGCAGGAAGTACTGCCTCAGCTAAGGGCAGACTTTCCCGGTATCACCTGGAGCTTTCAGGGCAGCCAGGCAGAGATGAGAGAGTCAACACAGGCGCTTTGGGGTGGTTTTGCCCTGGCTATGATGATCATATATGCCCTGTTGGCTTTGGCCTTTGACAGCTATATCCAGCCACTTATTGTGATGATTGCCATACCTTTTGGGGCTGTAGGCGCAGTAATAGGCCATATCCTGCTGGGGTACGACCTCTCACTGGTTAGTTTGATGGGTGTTATTGCTTTATCGGGGGTGGTAGTGAACGATTCACTGATCATGATTGACTATGCCAATAAGCGCCGTTCTGAGCAATCTGCTTTTGATGCCATCCATGAGGCGGGGATCAGAAGGTTCCGGCCCATCATCCTCACCACATTGACTACCTTCGGGGGGCTCACCCCTATTATTATGGAAACATCAAGGCAGGCCTACTACCTGATACCGATGGCCATCTCTCTTGGCTTCGGCATCATATTCGCCACATCTATTATTCTTCTTATTGTGCCGTGCCTCTACATGGCCCTGGAGGATGTTGTAAAGAAAATAAAAAAGTAG
- a CDS encoding TonB-dependent receptor plug domain-containing protein produces the protein MRKFYFLTGLAIWFMISTSAAQETGNETDEPDYLEMTLEELMNIEVVSASQSKQKATDAPATIHVITEEQIMERGYFNLEELLEDIPEIEIQKKSVAEYSNYISVRGIAGNEKFLILLDGIRINSMAGTPHVVGANYSLANARRVEIILGPASALYGVDAFSGIINIITKTGDEMGYSKLRASYGNFGTTDNALSLGYGNEDFSFNLTGSYYYSDEPFFPDYYEDEYAWYTNQYSENGNMRLAPFLPDVIVPTGTPREYETPTEAYFIDVGINAKNIEVGYTRNLESHNSSMGMRPEYNIYARDAVYEILIEDIYGKHTFTSQSEKWTIQSNLYLGSYELTPDSKFLNTFTSYRNGYKYAFHRAFTIREQASYKFNAQSSIVGGISFQDINALAKSGDLPFRFDKDVPADLQNLYYLGTNTTDMNGNDLTINQDFYYITQRNLGAFAQYQNKFNDALSLTLGMRYDYNTRYGSSFNPRAGLIWSASSDLKIKLLYGEAFLAPSVYKAYQHYGSFITVDADNNSTSNPDETVGLFGPFWHLTNPDLEPEKLRTVETGVSYVKNNISLAFDGYYNDITNLITNSLIFDQSFNGVEVDAVEVPVNKGEAYTYGFTAKVDYFYQTGRVILKNYLSYSYSDGEIEDNPLSYSAQHTVKAGVVAKIGKFSINPRVIYRSESLHGILRDANGDLESNDSFALVNLFSRYTFSDKLSAFVKVRNLFDQRYYNVSFAQDEGFASTPQDPIRVLGGVTVKL, from the coding sequence ATGAGAAAATTCTACTTTTTAACAGGCCTTGCTATCTGGTTTATGATAAGTACCTCAGCTGCACAAGAAACTGGTAATGAAACTGACGAGCCTGATTACCTGGAGATGACCCTGGAAGAATTAATGAACATTGAAGTGGTATCAGCTTCGCAAAGCAAACAAAAAGCAACGGATGCCCCAGCCACCATTCATGTGATCACCGAAGAGCAAATCATGGAGCGTGGCTATTTTAACCTTGAAGAGCTGCTGGAGGATATTCCCGAAATAGAAATTCAAAAAAAGTCAGTTGCCGAGTATTCCAATTATATCAGTGTCAGGGGAATTGCCGGAAATGAAAAGTTCCTGATCCTGCTTGATGGTATACGCATAAATTCTATGGCTGGCACCCCTCACGTTGTGGGTGCTAATTACTCCCTGGCCAATGCCAGGCGGGTAGAAATCATACTGGGCCCTGCGTCAGCCTTGTATGGAGTAGATGCCTTTAGTGGTATTATAAACATAATTACCAAAACAGGTGATGAAATGGGCTATTCAAAACTCAGGGCATCATATGGTAATTTCGGCACTACTGATAATGCACTAAGCCTGGGTTATGGAAATGAGGATTTTTCATTCAACTTAACAGGTAGCTATTACTATTCTGATGAACCTTTCTTTCCTGACTATTATGAAGATGAGTATGCCTGGTATACTAACCAATACTCAGAAAACGGCAATATGAGACTGGCGCCTTTTTTACCGGATGTAATCGTGCCTACCGGTACACCCAGAGAATATGAAACGCCTACTGAAGCGTACTTTATTGATGTCGGTATAAATGCAAAAAATATTGAGGTCGGGTACACCAGAAACCTTGAGTCGCACAACTCATCCATGGGCATGAGACCTGAATATAATATCTATGCCAGGGATGCCGTTTATGAGATTCTGATTGAGGATATATATGGCAAACATACTTTCACCTCTCAAAGTGAGAAATGGACGATACAAAGTAACCTCTATCTGGGCTCTTATGAATTAACGCCCGACAGTAAATTCTTAAACACCTTTACCAGCTACCGCAACGGTTACAAATATGCCTTTCATCGTGCTTTTACCATCAGGGAGCAGGCCTCTTATAAATTCAATGCGCAATCCTCGATCGTCGGAGGTATCTCCTTTCAGGATATTAATGCTCTGGCAAAATCCGGGGACCTGCCTTTTAGATTTGACAAGGATGTACCGGCCGACCTGCAGAACCTGTATTACCTCGGCACTAATACTACGGATATGAATGGCAATGATCTCACCATCAATCAGGACTTCTATTACATTACCCAACGTAATTTAGGTGCATTTGCCCAGTATCAAAACAAGTTTAACGATGCGCTGAGCCTCACGCTGGGTATGAGATATGATTACAACACCAGGTATGGCTCAAGCTTCAACCCGAGGGCAGGCCTGATATGGTCAGCTTCCAGCGACCTGAAAATCAAATTGTTGTACGGTGAAGCATTTCTTGCACCTTCAGTTTACAAAGCCTATCAGCACTATGGCAGCTTTATTACCGTTGATGCTGACAACAACAGTACGAGCAATCCCGACGAAACGGTTGGTCTGTTTGGTCCTTTCTGGCATCTCACCAATCCGGACCTGGAACCCGAAAAGCTGCGAACGGTAGAAACCGGGGTGTCTTATGTTAAAAATAATATCAGTTTAGCGTTTGACGGTTACTACAATGATATTACAAACCTGATTACCAACTCCCTGATTTTTGATCAGTCGTTTAATGGTGTAGAGGTGGACGCCGTTGAAGTGCCTGTAAATAAAGGTGAAGCTTATACGTATGGTTTTACTGCCAAGGTGGACTATTTTTATCAGACCGGCAGGGTAATCCTTAAAAATTATCTGTCGTATTCGTACTCTGATGGTGAAATAGAGGACAACCCGCTCTCCTACAGTGCACAACATACCGTAAAGGCAGGGGTGGTTGCCAAAATCGGAAAATTCAGCATCAACCCGAGAGTAATATACAGGAGCGAATCCCTGCATGGCATACTGCGAGACGCAAACGGCGACCTGGAAAGCAACGATAGCTTTGCCTTGGTCAATCTATTTAGCCGCTACACTTTCTCAGATAAGCTTTCGGCTTTTGTGAAAGTCAGGAATTTATTTGACCAGCGATATTATAATGTATCCTTTGCCCAGGATGAAGGTTTTGCCTCTACACCTCAGGATCCTATCAGGGTTTTGGGAGGTGTTACTGTCAAACTCTAA